A stretch of the Saprospiraceae bacterium genome encodes the following:
- a CDS encoding IscS subfamily cysteine desulfurase: MSLHKVYLDNNATTPCDPRVVDAMLPYFYEHPGNAASRSHPFGWEAEAAVDIARQQIADLIGADEKEIIFTSGATEADNLAIKGVFEMYARKGKHIITCKTEHKAVLDTCKALEKRGAEISYLEVASDGLINLQKLESLIRPDTILVSIMWANNETGVIQPMREIGEICARKGVLFMSDATQAVGKIPVNPRENGVHLMAFTAHKMYGPKGVGALYVSRKDPRVKVTAQMDGGGHERGMRSGTLNVPGIVGFGKAAAIAKLEMQQDAERLSKLRDKLESRLKSEMEEVYINGNVLHRMPHVTNMSFKHVEGEGLMMTFNQDIALSSGSACTSASLEPSYVLVALGLGDDLAHSSLRFSLGRFTTEADIDFAIEAIKKGVNHMRDLSPIWEMYKEGIDLTKIEWSAH, translated from the coding sequence ATGTCTTTACACAAAGTTTATCTGGACAATAATGCAACCACTCCTTGTGACCCAAGGGTTGTAGATGCGATGTTGCCCTATTTCTATGAACATCCAGGAAATGCAGCCAGCAGGAGTCATCCCTTTGGATGGGAGGCTGAAGCAGCTGTTGACATCGCCCGTCAACAAATTGCTGATTTAATTGGTGCTGATGAGAAAGAAATCATATTTACTTCCGGAGCCACTGAGGCTGATAATCTGGCAATCAAAGGAGTCTTTGAAATGTACGCCCGCAAAGGCAAACATATTATAACTTGTAAAACAGAACATAAAGCGGTCTTAGATACCTGCAAAGCCCTTGAAAAAAGAGGTGCTGAAATCAGTTATTTAGAGGTAGCCTCTGACGGTTTAATTAATTTACAGAAACTGGAATCATTGATTCGTCCCGACACAATTTTGGTTTCTATTATGTGGGCAAACAATGAAACCGGTGTCATACAACCTATGCGCGAAATCGGTGAAATCTGTGCCCGAAAAGGGGTGTTATTTATGTCAGATGCCACCCAGGCCGTTGGTAAGATTCCTGTAAACCCTCGGGAAAATGGAGTTCATCTAATGGCTTTCACTGCCCATAAAATGTATGGTCCAAAAGGAGTTGGCGCTTTGTATGTGAGTCGAAAAGATCCTCGTGTAAAAGTTACCGCCCAAATGGATGGTGGAGGTCATGAAAGAGGGATGAGAAGCGGAACTTTAAATGTACCTGGCATTGTTGGATTTGGTAAGGCAGCAGCTATTGCCAAACTAGAAATGCAACAAGATGCGGAACGCCTGTCTAAATTACGGGATAAATTGGAAAGTCGGTTAAAATCTGAAATGGAGGAAGTCTATATCAATGGAAATGTACTTCATCGCATGCCGCATGTCACCAATATGTCTTTTAAACACGTTGAAGGAGAAGGATTAATGATGACCTTTAATCAGGATATTGCATTGTCTTCAGGCTCAGCCTGTACTTCTGCTTCTTTAGAGCCTAGTTATGTTTTGGTGGCTTTAGGATTGGGAGACGATTTAGCACATTCTTCACTTCGGTTTTCCTTAGGTCGTTTTACCACTGAAGCAGATATTGACTTTGCCATTGAAGCAATTAAAAAAGGAGTAAATCACATGCGCGATCTATCTCCTATTTGGGAAATGTATAAAGAAGGAATTGATTTAACAAAAATTGAATGGAGCGCGCATTGA
- the rseP gene encoding RIP metalloprotease RseP, with protein MDILIKISQLILSLTILVVIHECGHFFPARWFKTRVEKFYLFFNPWFSLFKKKIGETEYGIGWLPLGGYVKIAGMVDESFDLEQLQSEPKEWEFRSKPAWQRLIIMIGGVTVNFIFGFLVFAILIWKDGIQYVPTKEMKYGIAVDSLAYTMGFRDGDQITKIGSVTIDRFDRGTLLKTLVFEESHQVEIIRDGQSQNISVDPKYISLLTKPDFKSLDLWSIRLPAQIASVADGSPAKQQGILPGDEIISINNESTLYIQDVTKRIKGKINTPFDIQLKRGMDTVAINIVTNDKGMLGVQWEPMDKFIKVETEHYSFLASLPAGVTRGVDILTTQLKAFKQMFAGTIKAKDSLGGFASITKMFPATWDWNAFWAMTAVLSIILAFMNLLPIPALDGGYVVFLLIEVVTGKKVPDKIVEKATMIGFFLLMALMLYANGLDVVRGFSK; from the coding sequence ATGGACATCTTAATTAAAATTAGTCAGCTTATACTTAGCTTAACCATTCTGGTAGTTATCCATGAATGCGGTCACTTCTTTCCAGCCAGATGGTTTAAAACACGGGTGGAGAAATTTTACCTTTTCTTTAACCCCTGGTTTTCTCTCTTTAAGAAAAAAATTGGTGAAACAGAATACGGAATCGGTTGGCTGCCTTTAGGTGGTTATGTTAAAATAGCAGGGATGGTCGATGAAAGTTTTGACCTCGAACAATTACAGTCTGAACCTAAAGAATGGGAGTTCCGTTCAAAACCAGCCTGGCAACGTCTGATTATAATGATTGGAGGTGTCACAGTTAATTTTATATTTGGTTTTTTAGTATTTGCAATTTTAATTTGGAAAGATGGCATTCAATACGTGCCAACTAAAGAAATGAAATATGGCATTGCTGTGGATAGTTTGGCCTATACCATGGGATTCAGAGACGGTGATCAAATAACAAAAATTGGATCCGTTACAATCGATCGGTTTGATCGAGGCACCCTTCTGAAAACGCTTGTTTTTGAAGAATCCCACCAAGTTGAAATCATTCGGGATGGACAATCTCAAAATATTTCAGTTGATCCAAAATACATCAGCTTATTGACTAAGCCTGATTTTAAAAGTCTGGATTTATGGTCAATTCGTTTACCGGCCCAGATTGCAAGCGTCGCTGACGGCAGCCCGGCTAAACAACAAGGAATTTTACCAGGTGATGAAATTATTTCAATTAATAATGAATCTACTCTGTACATCCAGGATGTTACTAAACGGATAAAAGGAAAAATAAACACGCCATTTGATATTCAATTAAAACGTGGAATGGATACAGTGGCTATTAACATTGTTACCAATGACAAAGGAATGTTAGGTGTACAGTGGGAGCCCATGGATAAATTTATTAAAGTAGAAACTGAACATTATAGTTTCCTTGCTTCGCTTCCTGCAGGAGTTACAAGAGGGGTTGATATATTGACTACCCAGTTGAAAGCATTCAAACAAATGTTTGCAGGAACTATAAAAGCAAAAGACTCTTTAGGAGGATTTGCATCCATTACAAAAATGTTTCCGGCAACCTGGGACTGGAATGCATTTTGGGCTATGACAGCTGTATTGTCAATTATTTTAGCATTTATGAATTTGTTGCCAATTCCAGCATTGGATGGCGGCTATGTTGTATTCCTATTAATCGAAGTGGTTACTGGCAAAAAAGTACCTGATAAAATTGTAGAAAAAGCAACGATGATTGGCTTCTTCCTATTAATGGCTTTGATGTTGTATGCCAACGGATTGGATGTAGTCAGAGGGTTTAGTAAATAA
- the meaB gene encoding methylmalonyl Co-A mutase-associated GTPase MeaB: MYTPETLSTWMASIRSGDRNALSRAITLIESQLPEDRIIATQLIHQMGSLNSNSFRIGITGPPGAGKSSLIETLGLHLIRQNYKVAVLSIDPSSALTKGSILGDKTRMQNLAIEPNAFIRPSPTGNQFGGVARHTRESIWLCEAAGFDYILVETAGIGQSEYLVSTMTDLTILISLPGSGDDLQGIKKGILEWADIIVINKADDDKDNRLIASYKDLLVASQFTQSRYPGWDRKILKISALYNKGIDSLVQEIEKFKLYIKENQAIKTIRQQQMVDYFNQNLKEKFWETLEQNPELSAFLIQTKKSILHREISPEEATDISLAFIFALFNKK, translated from the coding sequence TTGTATACTCCGGAAACTCTTTCAACCTGGATGGCTTCGATTCGATCTGGTGACCGAAATGCCCTTTCAAGAGCCATAACACTTATTGAAAGTCAGCTTCCGGAAGATCGAATCATTGCAACTCAATTGATTCATCAAATGGGTTCATTAAATTCGAATTCATTTCGAATTGGAATTACTGGTCCTCCCGGTGCCGGAAAATCAAGCTTAATTGAAACACTTGGGCTGCATTTAATTCGACAAAATTATAAAGTTGCGGTTTTAAGCATTGACCCGAGTTCAGCCCTTACTAAAGGGAGTATCCTGGGTGACAAGACTCGAATGCAAAACCTTGCAATTGAGCCCAATGCATTCATCCGTCCCAGTCCGACAGGAAATCAATTTGGAGGTGTAGCCCGTCATACACGCGAAAGTATATGGCTTTGCGAAGCAGCCGGATTTGATTACATCCTTGTAGAAACCGCCGGAATTGGCCAATCAGAATACCTGGTTTCCACTATGACGGATCTGACCATATTAATTAGTTTACCAGGTTCCGGAGATGATTTGCAAGGAATTAAAAAGGGAATTTTAGAATGGGCCGATATCATTGTAATAAACAAGGCAGACGATGATAAAGACAATCGTCTGATTGCCAGTTATAAAGATTTATTGGTGGCATCCCAATTTACACAAAGCAGATATCCCGGATGGGATCGAAAAATATTGAAAATCAGTGCGCTGTATAATAAAGGAATAGACAGCCTGGTACAGGAAATAGAAAAGTTTAAACTCTATATTAAAGAAAATCAGGCTATTAAGACTATCAGGCAGCAGCAAATGGTTGATTATTTCAATCAAAATCTCAAAGAGAAATTCTGGGAAACCCTTGAACAAAATCCGGAACTAAGTGCATTTCTAATTCAAACTAAAAAAAGCATCCTTCATCGAGAAATTAGTCCGGAAGAGGCAACAGATATCAGCTTAGCGTTTATTTTTGCGCTCTTTAATAAGAAGTAG
- the iscU gene encoding Fe-S cluster assembly scaffold IscU has translation MAYSEKVLDHFKNPKNVGTLDKADLNVGTGLVGAPECGDVMRLQIKVNPESGLIEDAKFKTFGCGSAIASSSLATEWLKGKSLNEAMEIDNMAIVEELALPPVKIHCSVLAEDAIKSAIKDYKEKNSVPVV, from the coding sequence ATGGCTTACTCAGAAAAAGTGCTTGATCATTTTAAAAATCCAAAAAATGTTGGAACTTTAGATAAAGCAGATCTAAATGTTGGAACAGGATTGGTTGGCGCACCAGAATGTGGTGATGTCATGCGTTTGCAAATTAAAGTAAATCCTGAATCAGGACTTATTGAAGATGCAAAATTTAAAACCTTTGGTTGTGGTTCTGCAATTGCTTCCTCTTCGTTGGCAACGGAATGGCTTAAAGGAAAATCTTTAAATGAAGCCATGGAAATAGACAATATGGCCATTGTAGAAGAACTTGCTTTACCTCCGGTTAAAATCCATTGTTCGGTATTGGCTGAAGATGCAATCAAAAGTGCTATTAAAGATTACAAAGAAAAAAATTCCGTGCCTGTTGTATGA
- a CDS encoding iron-sulfur cluster assembly accessory protein, translated as MIYLGASAKEKIEQLRKEAGIGLDHFIRVSVTSGGCSGLSYNMDFDNVAQPNDQVFEDNGEKIVTDLKSFLYLFNSTLEFSGGLQGKGFYFENPNASRTCGCGESFAV; from the coding sequence ATGATTTATCTTGGAGCATCTGCTAAAGAAAAAATTGAACAATTACGCAAAGAAGCGGGAATTGGTTTAGATCATTTCATACGTGTTTCGGTCACAAGTGGTGGTTGTAGCGGATTAAGCTATAATATGGATTTTGATAATGTCGCCCAACCAAATGACCAGGTTTTTGAAGACAATGGTGAAAAAATTGTGACCGATCTGAAATCATTCTTGTATTTATTTAACTCTACATTGGAATTTTCAGGAGGGCTTCAGGGAAAAGGCTTTTATTTCGAAAATCCAAATGCATCACGTACCTGTGGATGTGGTGAAAGTTTTGCTGTCTAA
- the bcp gene encoding thioredoxin-dependent thiol peroxidase, whose amino-acid sequence MNQSDYKPHFKLQIGDDAPDFKSKIQNGSTIQLKHIKSDWIVLFFYPQDNTPTCTKEACNLRDNFEEIKSAGAALFGISPDSETKHQKFISKFDLPYDLIVDADHRIASAYDVWGTKKFMGIVYDGIHRTTYILNKQHKIHKIIYPVDSAIHHQQILESINS is encoded by the coding sequence ATGAATCAATCAGATTACAAACCTCATTTTAAATTGCAAATTGGGGATGATGCTCCTGATTTTAAATCCAAAATACAGAATGGGAGTACCATCCAATTAAAGCATATTAAATCAGATTGGATTGTATTATTTTTCTACCCTCAGGACAATACACCTACCTGTACCAAAGAAGCTTGTAACCTACGAGATAACTTTGAAGAAATAAAATCAGCAGGTGCTGCATTATTTGGAATAAGCCCCGACTCTGAAACCAAACATCAAAAATTTATTTCAAAGTTTGATTTACCCTACGATCTTATTGTTGACGCAGATCATCGGATTGCAAGTGCCTATGATGTTTGGGGAACTAAAAAATTTATGGGAATTGTTTACGATGGGATCCATCGCACAACGTATATTTTAAACAAACAGCATAAAATTCATAAGATTATATATCCTGTTGATTCCGCTATTCACCATCAACAAATTCTAGAATCTATAAATTCCTAA
- a CDS encoding M23 family metallopeptidase, translating into MKKGIWVFIWLCFSFKIDYASYPDINTIPSVFKLVAPVRHQLSITGSFGELRNNHFHGGIDIRSTHGPQGDDILAAADGYVSKIMIEPDNLGKSLYISHPNGLMTVYAHLNDFRKDLSDFVKSKQYELKSYQQDLHFDPDDFPVKAGDLVAYMGNTGASRGKHLHFEVRNATGDEVWDPLHFGLPLEDNIAPVIRRVKIYGYDDAGQETSSKVLTKAQLTNAKKAIEVAGDVFSVSMDAFDRSNKSWNTTGIKSIQLYIDGGLFYHFSADKWKRDDTKYINAHIDFNAKAKARGQFHRCFLLSGNKMNTYLTVQNDGFFYMADSLQHEVRLVTGDAQGNESEIEFKIVKRPFKTPIKKMVLADWLYHDQSKLFQNDFARISYPAGSVYEDLNCKLCTNANPSRLSFTEWTGLRPANAPVHLPAEIRLKATKEIPFHLRNKCFIAIQKGKSVQSIGGSWEGDLLVSRARSLGPFSIMVDTTPPKLSLLVSKKRKGVLKNQLAFRMFDNIPTSREVPAIRYDLKIDGQWVLMEYDKKSNSIRHNFENWLGKGKHAYEISVSDYLGNAKTYTGTFVRS; encoded by the coding sequence ATGAAAAAAGGTATTTGGGTTTTCATATGGCTTTGCTTTTCCTTTAAAATTGATTATGCCAGCTATCCAGATATTAACACCATTCCTTCCGTTTTTAAATTAGTCGCTCCTGTACGTCATCAGCTTTCAATAACCGGTAGTTTTGGTGAACTACGAAACAATCACTTTCATGGAGGCATCGATATTAGATCTACCCATGGTCCACAAGGTGATGATATCCTGGCTGCTGCAGATGGGTATGTTTCCAAAATAATGATTGAACCTGACAACCTTGGTAAAAGCCTGTACATCTCGCATCCCAATGGATTAATGACAGTTTATGCTCATTTAAATGATTTCAGAAAAGACTTGAGTGACTTTGTAAAGTCTAAACAATATGAGCTCAAATCCTATCAGCAAGATCTCCATTTTGATCCGGATGATTTTCCAGTAAAAGCAGGTGATTTAGTTGCTTATATGGGAAATACAGGAGCCAGCCGAGGAAAACATTTACACTTTGAGGTACGAAATGCAACGGGTGATGAGGTTTGGGACCCTTTACATTTTGGATTACCGCTTGAAGACAATATTGCTCCGGTAATTAGACGCGTAAAAATTTATGGTTATGATGATGCCGGTCAGGAAACATCGTCAAAAGTTTTAACTAAAGCCCAATTAACTAATGCGAAAAAAGCAATAGAAGTTGCAGGTGATGTGTTTTCAGTTAGCATGGATGCGTTTGACCGATCTAATAAATCCTGGAATACCACAGGAATCAAATCCATTCAGTTATATATTGACGGCGGACTTTTTTATCATTTTAGCGCAGACAAGTGGAAGCGTGATGATACCAAATATATCAATGCGCATATAGATTTTAATGCTAAAGCAAAGGCCAGAGGACAATTTCATCGCTGTTTTTTATTGTCTGGAAATAAAATGAATACCTATCTCACCGTTCAAAATGATGGCTTCTTTTATATGGCTGATAGTTTACAACATGAGGTTAGATTGGTAACAGGAGATGCACAGGGAAATGAAAGTGAAATTGAATTTAAAATTGTAAAACGTCCATTTAAAACACCCATAAAAAAAATGGTACTGGCTGATTGGCTTTATCATGATCAGTCTAAATTGTTTCAAAATGATTTTGCCAGAATTTCATATCCAGCCGGATCTGTTTACGAAGATTTAAATTGCAAATTATGTACGAATGCAAATCCATCGCGTTTATCTTTTACTGAATGGACCGGATTGCGTCCGGCAAATGCTCCCGTTCATCTTCCAGCTGAAATTCGTTTAAAAGCTACAAAAGAGATTCCTTTTCATTTGCGAAACAAATGTTTTATTGCAATTCAAAAAGGTAAATCTGTTCAATCAATAGGTGGAAGCTGGGAAGGCGATCTTCTGGTTAGTCGTGCACGATCCTTAGGACCCTTTTCGATCATGGTGGATACTACTCCCCCTAAATTAAGTTTATTGGTCAGTAAAAAGCGAAAAGGAGTTTTAAAAAATCAATTGGCATTTCGAATGTTTGACAACATTCCAACCAGTCGCGAAGTCCCAGCAATTCGCTACGATTTAAAAATTGATGGCCAATGGGTATTGATGGAATATGACAAAAAATCAAATTCCATCCGTCACAATTTTGAAAACTGGTTGGGAAAAGGCAAGCACGCTTACGAAATTAGTGTCAGTGATTACCTTGGGAATGCAAAAACCTACACAGGTACTTTTGTTCGAAGTTAA
- a CDS encoding O-antigen ligase family protein translates to MQPTEYRISFLEFSLYIYVLLCGFQNILHLPVFEEKLQVSDLWFLVILFQLAHSWKKFQLGFAKLISFKFIRVYGMLLIAFLSINFIACLINYSVAGILDSVGKLYLVSMHVVFIACFEICNASNPQIRMVRAFIHLAVLVSVIGLIGWILSVCGIENITTEIFKGYPYFGDTHRIRAFSPTASFYISMVAIGIASALYEFIFLSKRAVFGYLALLMSLVAVLCFAKSFLFILLVWILFLLFKMQANFKFMVFYIIVILAAHLVTTHFLFITKSQLNNSNLLNGPFTSGEILYQSNNFAIAASSYYQLKKTSWQIFTTNPWWGIGPGNFNHEITKLKMQGNFPAQLSNYDPHSTILGALAETGLFGFLVLIGLVVFYVCSFSLYQSRIDPISFLLGMLLLIMCAEGLSMDVLNFRHYWLVLSLVIWNRIKLTN, encoded by the coding sequence ATGCAACCCACTGAATATCGAATTTCTTTTCTTGAATTCAGTTTATACATTTACGTTTTACTTTGTGGATTCCAAAATATCTTGCATCTTCCAGTATTTGAAGAAAAATTGCAAGTTTCAGATTTGTGGTTTTTAGTTATTCTGTTTCAACTTGCACATTCCTGGAAAAAATTTCAATTGGGTTTTGCCAAATTAATTTCATTTAAATTTATTAGGGTTTATGGCATGCTGTTAATAGCTTTTCTCAGTATTAACTTCATTGCTTGTTTGATAAATTATTCTGTAGCAGGCATATTGGATAGTGTTGGAAAACTGTATCTGGTATCAATGCATGTTGTATTCATTGCTTGCTTTGAGATTTGCAATGCTTCAAATCCGCAAATCAGAATGGTCCGGGCTTTTATTCATTTGGCTGTACTTGTTTCTGTTATCGGACTCATAGGTTGGATTCTAAGTGTTTGCGGAATCGAAAATATAACTACAGAAATTTTCAAGGGATATCCTTATTTCGGAGATACCCATCGGATTAGAGCCTTCAGCCCGACAGCTTCATTTTACATCTCAATGGTAGCCATTGGCATTGCCTCTGCACTTTATGAATTTATATTTTTGTCAAAAAGAGCAGTATTTGGATACCTGGCATTGCTGATGAGCTTAGTAGCCGTATTGTGCTTTGCAAAATCCTTTTTGTTTATTCTTTTGGTTTGGATCCTTTTCTTATTGTTTAAAATGCAAGCCAATTTTAAATTCATGGTCTTCTATATAATTGTGATTTTAGCTGCGCACCTAGTCACTACTCATTTTTTATTCATTACAAAAAGTCAATTAAACAATTCAAACCTTCTCAATGGACCTTTTACTTCAGGAGAAATATTGTATCAATCCAATAATTTTGCCATTGCTGCAAGTTCATATTATCAATTAAAAAAAACAAGCTGGCAAATTTTCACAACAAATCCATGGTGGGGTATTGGCCCTGGAAACTTCAATCATGAAATAACCAAGTTAAAAATGCAAGGAAATTTTCCGGCTCAACTATCAAATTACGATCCGCATTCTACGATATTGGGTGCTCTGGCAGAGACTGGTTTGTTTGGATTTTTGGTTTTGATAGGACTTGTTGTTTTTTATGTATGCAGTTTTAGTCTGTACCAATCCCGAATAGATCCTATTTCTTTTTTATTAGGAATGCTTTTATTGATCATGTGCGCAGAGGGACTCTCTATGGATGTGTTAAACTTTAGGCACTATTGGCTTGTATTATCCCTGGTAATTTGGAATCGTATAAAATTGACAAATTGA